From Macrobrachium rosenbergii isolate ZJJX-2024 chromosome 22, ASM4041242v1, whole genome shotgun sequence, the proteins below share one genomic window:
- the Cog7 gene encoding conserved oligomeric Golgi complex subunit 7 has protein sequence MDLTAFSQESFDPKDWINNVFRSQEAQQNRDQYASSLVMRLQLAIQEVNNALEETSQQVVGSLPRVLRDIESLGHEVAVLKNQMNSVRQDIEKVEQNTAASMQTLVKLDTVKGRIVASSQALREADNWSTLTTDIEEVMDSGDIDAIAGKLVALQNCLGILTHAPDYEERVAHLESLKVRLEAQASPHIVAAFQQHNLDESMKYARMLKSLGRVSELESYYHKCEIGQLGIIWRGGFEGSQLSGPPAWLESFYDKLGALISQQLRWCGQVFEGSDPNFLLSQLAASTLSTLDPPIMQVIAASAKQQEEPLAFLIKVKVAGDNFLRDFESTVGTAKAGQVEFSQSQRIVTQAVYSPLQEQVAKYQEYEEALLLSHLISAEIVKHDLAETLHGLREYCSKLSNQADAAAGRCLQLTNGWSFPDLTGALVVYLEQFTSRLAQTARHVEKQKASITDDWTVFTTCLNLIQAAGELVMAVDSIEHSLATIFTNAAAKFVWEAATPFSVTPDLLLSKEKVQVLKKLVTKVVDEDGRLLESSLTQAQEQCQCSVEAALHTIMNPVSTQLAAVPDLPAWNSRQGTTAHLSFSFSPQEYITQIGQYLMTLPQHLEPLLVNHSPALNRALQEANTSSASSPGGRVVSESEVSAADFLINSVGQNTCKLYTDAILKIPEISSSMITQLTTDIDYICNILEDLGVTTCDPLDKLNALLKAPVDQYWKIAPGNNPRLIAAVRQMRNIPVQS, from the exons GTTGTTGGAAGCTTGCCACGTGTGCTCAGGGATATTGAGTCACTGGGACATGAAGTTGCTGTTCTCAAAAACCAGATGAACAGTGTGCGTCAGGATATAGAGAAG GTGGAACAAAATACAGCAGCCAGTATGCAAACGTTGGTTAAGCTTGACACTGTTAAAGGGCGTATTGTGGCTTCATCACAGGCTCTAAGAGAAGCTGATAATTGGAGCACTCTTACTACTGATATTGAAGAG GTAATGGACAGTGGGGATATAGATGCCATTGCTGGGAAACTGGTGGCTCTTCAGAATTGCCTCGGGATATTAACTCATGCTCCAGATTATGAAGAACGTGTGGCCCACTTGGAAAGCTTGAAAGTTCGACTAGAAGCTCAGGCTAGTCCACATATTGTTGCAGCATTTCAACAACATAATCTAG ATGAGTCTATGAAATATGCCAGGATGCTCAAGTCACTGGGTCGAGTTAGTGAACTGGAAAGCTATTATCACAAATGTGAAATTGGACAGTTAGGCATCATATGGCGTGGAGGCTTTGAAGGTTCCCAGTTAAGTGGGCCTCCAGCTTGGCTGGAGTCATTCTATGATAAGCTTGGAGCTCTTATATCACAACAG CTGAGGTGGTGTGGTCAAGTCTTTGAAGGATCAGATCCAAACTTCCTTCTAAGTCAGTTAGCAGCATCAACTTTAAGTACACTGGATCCTCCAATCATGCAAGTCATTGCTGCCTCTGCAAAACAGCAAGAAGAACCGCTGGCTTTTCTCATAAAAGTGAAAGTAGCTGGTGATAATTTTCTCCGAGACTTTGAATCCACTGTTGGTACAGCAAAGGCAG GTCAAGTTGAATTTAGTCAGTCGCAACGAATAGTTACTCAAGCTGTGTACTCCCCTCTTCAAGAACAAGTTGCTAAGTATCAAGAATATGAAGAAGCTCTCCTACTTTCTCATCTCATATCAGCTG AGATTGTGAAGCATGATTTAGCTGAAACTCTTCATGGGCTGAGAGAGTACTGTAGCAAACTAAGTAACCAGGCTGATGCTGCAGCAGGAAGATGCTTACAG TTAACAAATGGTTGGAGTTTCCCTGATCTTACTGGAGCGTTAGTGGTCTACTTGGAACAGTTCACGAGCAGATTAGCCCAGACAGCCAGACATGTTGAAAAACAGAAAGCATCAATTACTGATGACTGGACAGTATTCACAACATGTCTGAACCTTATACAAGCTGCAG GTGAATTAGTGATGGCAGTAGACAGCATAGAGCATTCATTAGCAACTATATTTACAAATGCAGCTGCGAAATTTGTCTGGGAAGCGGCAACACCATTTTCAGTGACACCCGACTTGCTTCTTTCAAAAGAGAAAGTCcaagttttgaaaaaacttgTGACAAAGGTTGTAG ATGAAGATGGACGCCTTCTTGAGAGCAGTTTAACTCAAGCACAAGAGCAGTGTCAGTGTAGTGTAGAAGCAGCACTTCATACAATCATGAATCCTGTGTCGACCCAGTTAGCCGCTGTTCCAGACCTCCCTGCCTGGAATTCACGTCAGGGAACAACTGCTCATCTGTCATTCTCGTTTTCTCCTCAAGAGTATATCACTCAG ATTGGGCAGTATTTGATGACACTTCCTCAGCACTTGGAGCCTCTTTTAGTTAATCACAGTCCAGCTCTGAACCGAGCTTTACAGGAAGCCAATACATCCTCTGCTTCAAG TCCTGGGGGTCGTGTAGTTAGTGAGAGTGAAGTCAGTGCAGCAGATTTCCTCATAAATAGCGTAGGGCAGAACACCTGTAAGCTTTACACTGATGCCATCTTGAAGATCCCAGAAATATCTTCCTCAATGATCACACAGTTGACGACTGATATTG ACTACATTTGCAATATCTTGGAAGACTTGGGTGTAACCACATGCGATCCCCTTGACAAACTTAATGCTCTCCTCAAGGCTCCAGTGGACCAGTATTGGAAAATTGCGCCAGGAAATAACCCGAGATTGATTGCAGCTGTAAGACAAATGAGGAACATTCCTGTACAGTCGTAG